The following coding sequences lie in one Synechococcus sp. PCC 7336 genomic window:
- a CDS encoding NFACT family protein: MQPFDLTTAIAVHRDLARRCLPARVEVVQQTDLWTLHLALRTLEGRQWVTLSWHPQAARFHLGQRIPKGIADPFQFSQILQRLRGFALCQILQLDPWERVTDWQFALRPQEEAQWHLYLETMGKYSNVALVDRDGIVVACGRGVSDRQSSVRPLQAGLAYQPPPPLTGAIPNPDEPLEDWQDRLVWPAGPLRKTLLQAYRGLSRAIVEPMAAKADLSPQVSTEAIAPEQWQLLFDCWQEWLAILKDGGFQPGWSERGYTVTGWNSVEPVEDIHKLLDDYYRRELENQQFDRDRHRLRQKLHSVLRKLEQRRQDFARALEGSERAGEAKRAADLLMAHLQDWQPGLTEIALSDFETGESVAIQLDPEKNAIANAQQYYKKHRKQKRARTAVTPLLEQVNREIAYLEQVLGAIEQLDGYRTSGDLQALCEIERELISEGYLGDRDRPSASIPSPDSDPHRYTSPSGFEILVGRNNRQNDLISFKLARNTDWWLHAQEIPGSHVLLRLPPGAVAEDEDLQAAADLAAYYSRARLSARVPTIYTRPKHVYKLKGADAKPGMVTYLQQQVLWAQPQRAEAFFSIRQNVENEG; encoded by the coding sequence GTGCAACCGTTTGACCTCACTACAGCGATCGCCGTCCATCGCGATCTCGCCCGCCGCTGTCTGCCCGCTCGGGTGGAGGTCGTGCAGCAAACGGATTTGTGGACGCTGCATCTGGCCCTGCGCACGCTGGAGGGGCGGCAATGGGTGACGTTGAGCTGGCATCCGCAGGCGGCTCGCTTTCATTTGGGCCAACGCATTCCCAAAGGCATTGCCGACCCCTTCCAGTTCAGTCAAATTTTGCAGCGGCTGCGGGGATTCGCCCTCTGCCAAATCCTTCAGCTCGATCCCTGGGAGCGTGTCACGGACTGGCAGTTTGCTCTTCGTCCCCAAGAGGAGGCGCAGTGGCATCTCTATCTAGAAACGATGGGCAAATACAGCAATGTGGCATTGGTCGATCGCGACGGGATCGTGGTGGCCTGCGGGCGGGGGGTGAGCGATCGCCAATCGAGCGTCCGTCCCTTGCAGGCGGGCCTTGCCTATCAACCCCCTCCCCCCCTCACGGGCGCGATCCCCAACCCAGATGAGCCGCTGGAAGACTGGCAAGATCGGCTGGTGTGGCCTGCAGGTCCGTTACGCAAAACGCTGTTGCAGGCCTATCGCGGTCTCAGTCGCGCCATTGTGGAACCGATGGCAGCAAAAGCGGATCTGTCGCCGCAGGTTTCGACAGAGGCGATCGCCCCCGAGCAGTGGCAACTTCTATTTGACTGTTGGCAAGAGTGGCTGGCGATCCTCAAAGATGGTGGATTTCAGCCGGGATGGAGCGAGCGCGGTTATACCGTCACGGGCTGGAACAGTGTCGAGCCCGTAGAAGATATTCACAAACTGCTGGATGACTATTACCGTCGGGAACTGGAGAATCAGCAGTTCGATCGCGATCGCCATCGCCTGCGACAGAAGTTGCACTCCGTTCTCCGCAAGCTGGAACAGCGGCGACAGGATTTTGCGCGTGCTTTGGAGGGATCGGAGCGGGCGGGGGAGGCGAAGCGGGCGGCGGACTTGCTGATGGCTCACCTGCAGGACTGGCAGCCGGGGCTGACTGAGATAGCGCTGTCGGATTTTGAAACGGGGGAATCTGTCGCGATTCAATTGGACCCCGAAAAGAATGCGATCGCCAATGCTCAGCAATACTACAAAAAACATCGCAAACAAAAACGTGCTCGCACGGCAGTCACCCCACTGCTAGAGCAAGTGAACCGCGAGATCGCCTATCTGGAGCAGGTTTTGGGGGCGATCGAACAACTGGATGGCTATCGTACCTCTGGCGACCTACAAGCCCTGTGCGAAATCGAACGGGAGCTAATTTCAGAAGGCTATCTCGGCGATCGAGATCGCCCCAGCGCCTCTATCCCCAGCCCAGACTCCGATCCCCACCGCTACACCAGCCCCAGCGGCTTCGAGATCCTCGTGGGTCGCAACAACCGCCAAAACGATCTCATCTCGTTCAAACTCGCTCGCAATACCGACTGGTGGCTCCACGCCCAAGAAATTCCCGGCAGCCACGTCCTCTTGCGCCTGCCCCCGGGCGCAGTGGCAGAAGACGAAGACCTGCAAGCCGCTGCCGATCTCGCCGCTTACTACAGCCGTGCCCGTCTCAGCGCTCGCGTTCCCACCATCTACACTCGCCCCAAACACGTTTACAAACTCAAAGGGGCTGACGCCAAACCCGGCATGGTGACTTACCTGCAGCAACAGGTGTTGTGGGCACAACCGCAGCGGGCAGAAGCGTTTTTCAGTATCCGGCAGAATGTGGAAAACGAGGGTTGA
- the gmk gene encoding guanylate kinase, protein MSETLLTSSSPSDRQRSRGRLIVVTGPSGVGKGTLLAAIRRRHPELQMSISATTRSPRPGEIDGVHYFFYTREQFESLRDRGQFLEWAEFAGNLYGTPLAPVKQRLQAGEDVILEIELQGARQVARTWPEAFKLFIRPPSLAELERRLRERGQDTEESIQKRLATAELELKAESEFDLAIVNDRIDRAVQELETAILDATVAQH, encoded by the coding sequence GTGTCTGAAACCCTGTTAACTTCCTCCAGCCCCAGCGATCGCCAGCGTTCTCGAGGCCGCCTGATCGTGGTGACAGGCCCTAGTGGCGTGGGCAAAGGGACTTTGCTAGCCGCAATTCGCCGACGCCATCCCGAATTGCAGATGTCGATCTCGGCCACAACGCGATCGCCTCGTCCCGGCGAGATCGACGGTGTACATTACTTCTTCTATACTCGCGAGCAGTTTGAATCATTGCGAGATCGCGGCCAGTTTCTGGAATGGGCAGAATTTGCGGGCAACCTCTACGGCACCCCCTTGGCTCCCGTCAAACAACGCCTGCAAGCGGGAGAGGATGTCATCCTCGAAATCGAACTGCAGGGGGCGAGGCAGGTGGCCCGCACATGGCCCGAAGCCTTTAAACTGTTTATTCGTCCTCCCTCCTTAGCCGAGCTAGAACGTCGCCTGCGGGAACGGGGCCAAGATACTGAAGAGAGTATCCAGAAACGTTTGGCGACTGCCGAGCTGGAGTTGAAGGCTGAATCTGAATTCGATCTGGCGATCGTCAACGATCGAATCGATCGCGCCGTGCAAGAGTTAGAAACTGCCATTTTAGATGCAACGGTTGCCCAACATTAA
- a CDS encoding cell wall metabolism sensor histidine kinase WalK: MGWGIASNSRHQRLFFSLRLRLLLAYLVVMAASLGVFGFGVYGFVVRSLYRQLDKRLLTLAQAATLTQVDIERQGHEYLDNVEEVPWRDIFNRDRQSLEWFDVNRSLLASKGIISIARPPKLGPQTLHPPDQPYPVRTYAISVFSDSPDSVLPSLEGYVRASQSMEDLVVAQSRLLWGLGLGGSVALGCIGVGGLWLTKRALEPVEQSFQRLRQFTADASHELRGPLTVMQGFVDLMQVHPERVHPADERKLAALSSATEQMTHLTEDLLLLARADAGVEASDGDRGRICLSELLGELVAETYDRAKRAEIQLQFRPAETAKTEIWGDAMRLRRLFGNLIDNAIQYTPAGGTVEVQVDRSPRWIEVAVTDTGIGIPAEHLQAIFERFWRAEEARTHRENGSGLGLAIAQTIARQHGGKIAVSSMVGKGSYFQVALPGEMKRVEGKRQHSGRQWDK; the protein is encoded by the coding sequence ATGGGATGGGGTATCGCCTCAAATAGTCGTCACCAGCGACTGTTTTTCAGCCTGCGCCTGCGCTTGCTGCTGGCATATTTGGTTGTCATGGCAGCCTCGTTGGGGGTATTTGGCTTTGGGGTGTATGGGTTTGTCGTGCGCAGCCTCTACAGACAGTTAGATAAGCGCCTGCTGACGCTGGCACAGGCGGCTACCCTCACCCAAGTTGACATCGAGCGCCAGGGCCACGAGTATCTCGACAATGTAGAGGAAGTTCCGTGGCGCGATATTTTCAATCGCGATCGCCAAAGTCTGGAGTGGTTCGACGTGAATCGCTCTCTCCTGGCGAGCAAGGGGATCATCTCAATTGCTCGGCCGCCCAAACTGGGTCCGCAAACCCTGCATCCCCCCGATCAACCCTACCCCGTGCGAACCTATGCCATTTCTGTGTTTAGCGATAGTCCAGACTCGGTGCTGCCATCGCTAGAAGGTTACGTTCGTGCCAGCCAATCGATGGAAGATCTAGTGGTGGCGCAGTCTCGGCTGCTGTGGGGGCTGGGTTTGGGGGGCAGCGTAGCTCTGGGGTGCATTGGTGTTGGCGGCCTTTGGCTGACTAAGCGAGCACTCGAACCGGTGGAGCAGAGCTTTCAGCGGCTGCGCCAATTTACAGCGGACGCCTCCCACGAACTGCGCGGTCCGCTGACAGTCATGCAGGGTTTTGTGGATCTGATGCAAGTTCATCCCGAACGGGTTCATCCTGCCGATGAACGGAAATTGGCGGCACTCTCCAGCGCAACAGAACAAATGACCCACTTGACCGAAGATTTGCTGCTGCTGGCGCGGGCGGATGCGGGCGTCGAAGCCAGCGATGGAGATCGAGGACGGATCTGTTTGAGCGAACTGTTGGGGGAGTTAGTAGCAGAAACTTACGATCGAGCCAAACGCGCGGAGATTCAGCTCCAGTTTCGGCCTGCCGAGACTGCCAAAACTGAAATTTGGGGCGATGCCATGAGGCTTCGCCGACTGTTTGGCAATTTGATCGACAACGCCATCCAGTACACTCCTGCAGGTGGTACTGTCGAAGTGCAGGTGGATCGATCGCCTCGCTGGATCGAAGTTGCCGTCACGGATACGGGCATCGGCATTCCCGCCGAACACCTGCAGGCTATTTTCGAGCGTTTTTGGCGGGCGGAAGAGGCTCGTACCCATCGCGAGAACGGCTCGGGGTTGGGGTTGGCGATCGCCCAAACCATTGCCAGACAGCATGGCGGCAAGATTGCTGTCAGCAGTATGGTTGGCAAAGGATCGTACTTTCAAGTGGCGTTGCCTGGCGAGATGAAGCGGGTAGAAGGAAAGCGGCAGCACTCGGGAAGGCAGTGGGATAAATGA
- a CDS encoding response regulator transcription factor, translating to MKLLVVEDDRRITALLQESLAEQNFLVEVAHDGEMGWDMLDAFKYDLVLLDVMLPKLDGISLCRKLRSRGYQLPILMLTAKDTTTDKVVGLDAGADDYVVKPFKFSELSARIRALLRRGIAAQPPVLERGLLRLDPSTCQVTYDLEPLNLTPKEYSLLELLMRNGDRIFSRSAILDRLWSFEEPPDEEAVKFHIKRLRHKLRQAGATTDPIETVYGMGYRLK from the coding sequence ATGAAACTTTTGGTGGTTGAGGACGATCGACGAATTACGGCGCTGCTGCAAGAGAGCCTAGCCGAGCAAAATTTTCTGGTGGAAGTTGCTCATGACGGCGAGATGGGTTGGGACATGCTGGATGCCTTTAAATACGATCTGGTACTGCTGGATGTGATGCTGCCCAAACTAGATGGCATCTCCCTTTGCCGCAAACTGCGATCGCGGGGATATCAATTGCCCATTCTGATGCTGACGGCAAAAGACACCACCACTGATAAGGTTGTGGGACTCGATGCCGGAGCCGATGACTATGTGGTGAAGCCATTCAAGTTTAGCGAGCTCTCGGCCCGGATTCGAGCGCTGTTGCGGCGGGGCATCGCGGCACAGCCGCCCGTGCTGGAGCGGGGCTTGTTGCGCCTCGATCCCAGCACCTGCCAGGTGACCTACGATCTCGAGCCCCTGAATCTAACGCCCAAGGAATACAGCCTCTTGGAATTGCTGATGCGCAACGGCGATCGCATTTTCAGCCGCAGCGCCATTCTGGACCGCCTGTGGTCGTTCGAGGAACCCCCCGACGAAGAAGCCGTCAAGTTTCATATCAAGCGCTTGCGCCACAAATTGAGGCAAGCGGGAGCTACAACCGATCCGATTGAGACTGTTTATGGGATGGGGTATCGCCTCAAATAG